AGTGACCAGTCCCACCAGTGCCGCCCGCGATCAGCACCGCGGCATTAGCCAGCAGCGCGGCAGTGTGGCCGAAACGCGCGTGCTGAAAGCTACCTGCGGGCGTAAATTTATTCGTCTTGGGATCGAAAATTTCCGCGCTGGCGATGGCCGTGTGACCGCTTCCCCTGCCGCCCGCGATCACTCCTCCTGCGATCAGGACGCGTCCGTCCGCCAGCAATGTGGCTGTGTGGTAGGCACGGGCCGTGGACATCTTTCCCGCCAGAGTCCACTTGCCGTCGAGAACGTTGTACAGTTCGGCGGACGCCAAAGGCTGGTTTCCATCTTCGCCGCCGGTAACCAGCACGCGGCCATCGCGGAGCACAACTGCAACAGCGTGCGCGCGGCGCGCATGCATGTTTCCGCGAGGGGTGAACTCGCCCGATTCAAAATCGAAGTCTTCGGAACTGGCCAGCGTAGCTCCTCCGCGGGTTGTGCCGCCTGCGACCAGAATTTTCCCGTCGGACAGGGAAGCGGCGACGTGGCCTTCGCGGGCAACGCGCATGTTCGCTCCCGGCGAGAACGTCTCCGTGGTGGGATCGTAGATCTCGGTCGACGCCAGAACGACGCCATGCTCCTGTTTGCCGCCGGCGATCAGCACTTTAAAATCGGGCAGCATGGTGGCCGTGTGGCCGCCGCGAGCCGTGGTCATGTCGCGTCCGGCGGTGAGTTTTCCTACTGGCGCGCTGGGTCGGACGGAGAGATTATTTTGCGAGGTCGCAGCGCATGCCAGGAATAAGCAGAGGAACGCCGATCGCGCGGTTGGCGAGTTCGTCTTCATCTGAATCTAAGCTTTTGGCACGTTATACAGGGAGTCGGCAAATCGAGACGATTCTATCCCATCAGTGCCGGGCGCAATGTTGCGAGAGTTGGCACCCTCGCAACATACGCCGACACGCGCGGACTCCGATGATGTCCACGTTCCTACTCGACAGTCAGTTGCGTCGTTATTGTTCGCGTGATGCTGCCGCTGTTGGCGATGATGGTGATGGAATATGTCCCCGGCGCGGTATTCGTTCCTGCGGTCACCGTGAGGGCCGACGTTCCGGAAGACTTGATCGTGGTCGCGCTCAGCGTCGCGGAAAGTCCGTTCACTTCCGATATTCCATCCAGAGTCAAGTTAACGGTTCCACTAAAATTCAATGGAGTTAGCGTTAAGTTATAGGTTACAGACTTGCCGGGATTAACCGTCAGGAGGTTATGGTCGATGGTGAACCAGTAGTCCTTGCCAACTGGAGCCAGACTGCACGCCTCGCCCGTCGTGCTGGATGGGGCTTTGAAGCTCGATGTGGCATCGGTGAGGGTCGCGCTCTTCCATCCGCTGAAATCGTCCTTGGAATTGTTCTTCGGTGTGGGCACCACAAACTCAGTGGACGAGTTGTAAGCGTTCCACCAGGTATTGCTGGAAGATTTAAGAGTAGTTTGAAACGACGTCCAGTCCGATTCGCCGAGATTGCTGTCGGAAAATACCTGTTGGCTGCTGGAATTTCCCTGGATGGCGTTGGATGTGTTCGAGAAATTTTGCGTAATCAGGTTCGTGGTAGCGCCGGTCTCCCAGTTGGTGACCTCGACGCCGCCTGACTGCCCAATCACCATCACCTGGGCGGGAACGTTATTCATTACCACACTCTTGGTAAGCGAGACATTCTCCGAGTTGCGCATCACCAGGCCACCCACGCTGGTCGATAGATTCTGATTGCACATGTAGCTGCTCGAGATCGTAATCGGCCCTTCGTCTTTTTCCACAAAAATGCCAGTCAACTGATTGCTGGTGGCATTGATGCCCGAGGCGGTGTCATTCGCATTGTCGGTATCCCAATGGATGCCGAAACTCTGGTTGTAAGTCGTGGTCAGACCATCAATGGTGTTGTCGTGGGTAAGGGAAGCGTGGTATCCCGCAGTGTTGCAGCCATAATAGCCGGCTTGCGCGCCGCGCCAGTTGCTATAGGAAGCGGTGTCCGATTGCCACCATCCGTACTTGGTCTGCGAATCCTGGAAGCCGGTTTGACCGTTATGCAGCGCGGTGCTGTTCTCGACCGTGAAATAGGTTGTGGGATAGGCAAACTTCAAACCCAGTCCGTTATTCCACTGGAACGTATCGCTGTCGAAAAGAATGTTGGTGGAAGTGCCCATCACAAACACGGCCGCCGTGTCACGGCAACTGTTGGCGTATTGGAATGTGAGCCCGCGGACGACGATGTTCGACTTGCTGGAAATCTGGAAAATCGTGGGCGAAGACGCGGCCTCCACCGTCGCCGAGTTCATGTTAGTGCCAGTCGCGGGCCAGACGTAGATCCGCGCGCTCGATTCGTCAACGTAGAACGTTCCCTGCACCATCTGCGTCAGCGACAATACCTGCGTCATCGTCTGGCCGTTCACGGCGACCATTTCCTGCCGCATCATGATGTCCTGTTGAAAAGGGCAGATCGTAATCTGCGCGCACACTCCCCAGGTATTGAGCCAACTGGTGGTGTAAATACTCTGATTCTCCTGATACTTGGCCCAGCCTGTGTACAGCGTTCCGCCACTCACAATGACCGTCCCTTCGGTCGCTGCCTCAAATGTGATGGGAAGGCTCGTGTCTTTGTGGTTGTGATTGAGCTGTATGCTCTCGCGATAAGTGCCGGGATTAATCGTGACGCGCGAGCCAATGTTGTTTTGGTTGTTGGTCTCCGCCATCGACGCGGCTGCGCCGATGGTTTTCAGCGGGCTGGTCTTCGAGCCATTGTTCGAGTCCGATCCGTTGGTTCCATCCACATAAATGAATGCCGTTTCCAGGCTTTCGTTGACGTTCGCTTGGCCAAAAGACAGGTGAGACGCGAAAACGATCGCGGTCACAAGACAGAGAGCGGACGTGTACTTGCGCATGAGACAGGGCCTCCCTACGACGTTTAAACGAGCGCCGATTCGTGCGCCGATTCGAGCATCGATCGACGAACGTTGAATCAATCGGAAATTGGCCAGAGATCAAGCAGGCTGCTCAGTTCACGCGAGAGCTGGCATTTTGTGCCAGCGACTGGGACGCATGAGCAAAGCAGGATTTCGCGAACTCTACTACGAACGTTGGCTGCAAACGTTAAGCTGCGAACTTTGGAGACGAACTTTCAGACGCGAAACGAAACGATGTGGCGGCGAAGTCAGCATAGCGGAACAGCGTCGCAGTGGGAATAAGGCGAACGCCTTAAACAAGAAAGTTAGAAGTACATGCTCGAGATGGACCTTTCGTAACGCCAATAGTGACGCGGCTTTTCGCGTCTCCCAAAATGGAACCATGGGCGATGAATTCCATTGCAATCGATCACGGATGTGGGAGAGAAAAGCGCTGAGGATAACTTTCGAATCCTCGGCGCATCGATGACTGTTCACTTGCCTTCTCTAATCCACTGTTTCTGTGAATGCGACAGGAGTCAGTGTCGAGTACGAGGCGTTGATCGTAACGGTTCCCGTGTGGGACGGTGTGATGTAGGTGACCGTTGCCTGCCCTAAGTTATTCGTAACCGGCATAGTGGTAGAGAAGGTTCCGCCAGCGCCATTGTCGGTGAAGGTTACGGTAAGCCCAGAGATGCCATTTCCGTATCGATCGGTGACGGAAACGATCAGGGATTTCGGTAATTTATTATTCACGTGCGTGGATTGATTGTTGCCCTGCACGATGGTAAGCGCGGTGGCCGGTCCCGCAGTCGATTGCTCGGAGACCTTAACGTTGACCGATCCGACGGACGCGGTCACGCTGAGCGACTTGGCCACCGTCGGTAGCGTATAAGACGTGCTTGCTTGCCCATTCGAACCGGTAATAGCGGGATTTGGCGAGAATGTGCCACCCACGCCGTCGCTGAAGCTGACCGATGCTCCCGGCACCAGATTTCCCACTGCATCTTTGGCTTTGACGACAATGGGCTGCGGCAGGGTGGTTCCGACGGTTCCAATTTGTTTCGAGCCGGAAACGGTCGA
Above is a window of Candidatus Sulfotelmatobacter sp. DNA encoding:
- a CDS encoding kelch repeat-containing protein, which encodes MKTNSPTARSAFLCLFLACAATSQNNLSVRPSAPVGKLTAGRDMTTARGGHTATMLPDFKVLIAGGKQEHGVVLASTEIYDPTTETFSPGANMRVAREGHVAASLSDGKILVAGGTTRGGATLASSEDFDFESGEFTPRGNMHARRAHAVAVVLRDGRVLVTGGEDGNQPLASAELYNVLDGKWTLAGKMSTARAYHTATLLADGRVLIAGGVIAGGRGSGHTAIASAEIFDPKTNKFTPAGSFQHARFGHTAALLANAAVLIAGGTGGTGHSALTSAEIYKPESNSFAPTGSLTEARFNLPASTAFDGRVLIVGGAASAEIYDVKAGSFRTVDGSLDTARYFSAAVQLMDGTTRIFGGYDSKGVSTAKTWIYRPR